ACCTAAGCCGCCTGGCAGGGTGAAAATAGCAATATTAAAAAAGGTGTATGAAATTAAAGTTGCCTGTATTAACGATTTTTTCACTTCTGCCTGAAGTGCTGCAGAAATAACTCCTACTGCTGTAAATATTCCCGAGAAAAAAATAAAGTTTGACCATACTAAGATAGATCCTTCATGCGACCACAAAGATGCGAATGATATTAAAAACACATTCAATATTAATATCAAATCTGCAAAAAATAAAATTATTCTAAATTTTATTTTTTCGTCTTTTTTTCTCTTAAACTTCACAGCTTTGTATGTAGAACTTTTCTGCTATAGCAGAAAAGTTCTACATTATTACTTCTTCGACTAAAAATACTTTAACTCTATTTTTCAAACCATAGACTTTAACAACACCTTTTGTTTCCTCATAAACATCCCGTGAACACACCCAAACACTTTTTTGAAGCATTTTGTATCCAAGTTGTTTTAAAGTGTATCTAAACGATTCTCGTTCTGATTTTTTATCATCCGGAATATCGTACATAACCATTATCCACATTCCATCTTCTCGCTTATTTTTATTGGCTGTTTTAATTTTAATATTTAGTACTTTCTCTGCGCCTTTTTCGGTTAATAAAACAGCTTTGCCGCCATCATGCGTCTCTGTTTCTTTAATGTACCCGTTAAGTTCCAGGTATTTAATAAGGCGCGCAAATCTCCAGCTACTATTGTCTCTATCATACTTCCTTCTTAACTGATCTATTTCAGGAGACACCGCACCTTGTAAAGTTTTTGGAGAAAAAACATCAACTGCACTCGTTGTGGCCTGTATTAAGGAAAAAATATCCCAAAGAAATTTTTCTGTTATGGGTAACTTCATAATAATTTAAAGAAAGCATTCATTATTTAATAATCGATAATTACTCATCCACATTATAACATCCAACTAAATGTACATCTTTTCTGCTATAGCAGAAAAGATGTACATTTAGTGGTTAATAGAATATTATGTTGGTTCTTATGCATATGTCAAATAAGTACATGTTACTTAAATAAAATACCGAATGTTATTCACTCGGTATTTTTTCTATGTTCTCAAGCTTCTATTTGATTTCTTCTATGTGTCGGAGTTCCCACTTGCATGCTTTGCAACAATCATCAATAAATGTAGCTTTGTAAATTACGCCTATTTCTGTTGAATCATACAATTCCTGACTTGCGCGAGCGTAAAATACAGGCTTCCACGCGTAATTAAACTTATAAGTTCCAGGGTCTTTTTCGTTGTAATCCTGCAATAAGATATAAAGCGCCTTATCTCTATACAAAAGCTTTGTTTCTTTACCGTACACTTTTACAACGATTTCTGTTGTAGCCTCATTTGCATTCTTATTTGCGGTTCTTTTTCCTAACTTTTTACCCACAAATCCACCTAAGACAACGGCAATAAAAGTTGCTAAAAGAAAGGTAATAACAAGGGTATATCCTTCCATTGAACTCCTTTTTCTTTGTAAACAACTGAATATTTTATAGCACTTACAGAGACGGGTGTAAACAAAACCGCCCTCTGGCGAGGTCGGACCTCGCCAGAGGGCGGTTTTGTTTTATTTTCTGTATCTATACCAATGTTGTTTTACTAAAAGAGGTTTCAAGATATTCATCTAAAGCCTCGGGCCAGGGGCGCGGTGTTACAAATTTAGTATTGTTTAAAATTGAGTACGAGGGACGCGCGGCGGGGGCGGAAAACTCTTTCGCCGAAA
The DNA window shown above is from Candidatus Spechtbacterales bacterium and carries:
- the cas2 gene encoding CRISPR-associated endonuclease Cas2; translation: MKLPITEKFLWDIFSLIQATTSAVDVFSPKTLQGAVSPEIDQLRRKYDRDNSSWRFARLIKYLELNGYIKETETHDGGKAVLLTEKGAEKVLNIKIKTANKNKREDGMWIMVMYDIPDDKKSERESFRYTLKQLGYKMLQKSVWVCSRDVYEETKGVVKVYGLKNRVKVFLVEEVIM